The following proteins are encoded in a genomic region of Saccharomyces mikatae IFO 1815 strain IFO1815 genome assembly, chromosome: 9:
- the MET30 gene encoding ubiquitin-binding SDF ubiquitin ligase complex subunit MET30 (similar to Saccharomyces cerevisiae MET30 (YIL046W); ancestral locus Anc_7.231) — protein sequence MRFEDESEDNEDVEKKKSYNSSEMTDTAMMPPLKRLLITGNSEDLPQRSSGKKKMARATRSPSSSPHLATNDSGSRVQPLPEYNFTKFCYRHNPDIQFSPTHTACYKQDLNRTQEINANIAKLPLQEQSDIHHIISKYSNSNDKIRKLILDGILATSCFPQLSYISSHVTHMIKIDFISILPQELSLKILSYLDCQSLCNATRVCRKWQKLADDDRVWYHMCEQHIDRKCPNCGWGLPLLHMKRARIQQSKGSTDVQAQGTRPWKVIYRERFKVESNWRKGHCRIQEFKGHMDGVLTLQFNYRLLFTGSYDSTIGIWDLFTGKLIRRLSGHSDGVKTLYFDDRKLITGSLDRTIRVWNYITGECISTYRGHSDSVLSVDSYQKVIVSGSADKTVKVWHVESRTCYTLRGHTEWVNCVKLHPKSFSCFSCSDDTTIRMWDIRTNSCLKVFKGHVGQVQKVVPLTIKDTENLATDNTSDGSTLQDDSAMADGVNESETPSDEQEIALDETIPYPTHLLSCGLDNTIKLWDVKTGKCIRTQFGHVEGVWDIAADNFRIISGSHDGSIKVWDLQSGRCMHTFNGRRLQRDTQPTQTQSLGDKVAPIACVCIGDSECFSGDEFGCVKMYKFDLSD from the coding sequence ATGCGTTTCGAGGACGAGAGCGAGGACAACGAGGACgttgagaaaaagaagagttaTAACAGTAGTGAAATGACAGACACGGCGATGATGCCACCTTTGAAGAGACTGCTTATTACAGGCAACAGTGAGGACTTACCACAGAGATCATCGggcaagaagaagatggcGAGGGCGACAAGGTCGCCCTCGTCGTCACCCCATTTAGCGACGAATGACAGCGGCAGCAGGGTGCAGCCATTACCAGAATATAACTTCACCAAGTTCTGCTACCGGCACAACCCAGATATCCAGTTCTCACCTACTCACACAGCGTGCTACAAGCAGGATCTGAATCGAACGCAAGAGATCAACGCCAATATCGCGAAGCTGCCCCTGCAGGAGCAATCAGACATCCACCATATTATCTCGAAATACAGTAATTCGAACGACAAGATACGGAAGCTGATCCTGGACGGGATCCTGGCAACAAGCTGCTTTCCGCAGCTTTCGTACATCTCGTCACACGTTACACACATGATCAAGATCGACTTCATCAGCATTCTGCCGCAGGAGCTGTCGCTGAAGATATTGAGCTACCTGGACTGCCAGTCGCTCTGCAACGCTACCAGGGTATGCCGCAAATGGCAGAAGCTCGCGGATGACGATAGGGTGTGGTACCACATGTGCGAGCAGCACATCGATAGAAAATGCCCCAACTGTGGGTGGGGGCTGCCTCTTTTGCACATGAAACGTGCCCGGATACAGCAGAGCAAGGGCAGTACAGATGTCCAGGCGCAAGGTACGCGGCCTTGGAAAGTGATCTACAGAGAACGGTTCAAAGTGGAGTCGAACTGGAGGAAGGGTCACTGCAGGATTCAGGAATTCAAGGGCCACATGGATGGCGTACTGACACTCCAGTTCAACTACAGGCTTTTATTTACGGGCTCGTACGACTCGACCATAGGAATATGGGACCTGTTCACGGGCAAGCTGATACGAAGGCTCAGCGGTCACTCCGACGGCGTCAAGACGTTGTATTTCGACGACAGGAAGCTGATCACGGGCTCTCTGGATAGAACCATCCGTGTATGGAACTACATAACGGGTGAATGCATCTCGACGTATCGGGGTCATTCCGATAGCGTTCTGAGCGTGGACTCGTACCAAAAGGTCATTGTTTCAGGTAGTGCTGACAAGACAGTCAAAGTATGGCACGTGGAGTCAAGAACGTGCTACACTTTAAGAGGCCACACAGAATGGGTTAACTGCGTCAAGTTGCATCCGAAAAGTTTTTCGTGTTTTAGTTGCAGTGATGACACCACAATACGAATGTGGGACATCAGGACCAATTCGTGTCTAAAGGTATTCAAAGGCCATGTGGGGCAAGTGCAAAAGGTTGTACCGCTGACCATAAAGGATACAGAGAACTTAGCCACCGACAACACTTCTGATGGCAGCACCCTGCAGGACGACTCGGCAATGGCCGATGGTGTAAATGAATCTGAAACGCCATCCGATGAGCAAGAGATCGCCCTAGATGAAACCATACCTTATCCAACACATCTGCTCTCCTGTGGACTAGACAACACAATCAAACTGTGGGACGTTAAAACAGGCAAGTGCATAAGAACACAGTTTGGGCACGTGGAAGGTGTTTGGGATATCGCCGCTGACAACTTCAGAATAATCAGTGGATCTCACGACGGAAGCATCAAAGTCTGGGACTTGCAAAGTGGGAGGTGTATGCACACGTTCAACGGACGCAGGCTACAAAGAGACACTCAACCCACGCAAACACAATCCCTGGGCGATAAAGTTGCCCCCATCGCATGTGTTTGTATTGGCGATTCGGAATGCTTCAGCGGTGATGAGTTTGGATGTGTAAAAATGTACAAGTTCGATCTCAGCGACTAG
- the PIG2 gene encoding putative protein phosphatase regulator PIG2 (similar to Saccharomyces cerevisiae GIP2 (YER054C) and PIG2 (YIL045W); ancestral locus Anc_7.230): protein MATTTQPQSILMDEPLNLPNNSTHDNKYGNVNANIRTSTGMGMHMHPVRLNSLEFLHMPRRLSNVKLHRLPQDELQRNTNMNKGMSFNGQQVHAHHPFVLPGMDSSANNKNVIKIGEEEDEISPLSHDNFQYESEENAKPSPPIYKKSGELVKSSLKRRSKSLPITPKSIFNKTGAKGKHINLDHVDTRLLQRSKSVHFDRILPIKLFHENEKPIDVSKQMIQKDVLNFKHKPLTRLSCFNGDDNSVPIEDLLSEDNQKDYEETWLQNPKGVFLFGANANNQKNEKKKFKLSDDDSDIDSDNDGDNTINRLVRQQDKDQAHLTHGLKNLLINDDDAYSESRRNSAKPEDNLFYGNSKKAVGLYNKNFPILSDRNRKSLKLNIFLSLSHGRPVFLQEITLRTGFSNAAIIGKVFVKNIYFDKKIIIKYTWDAWRTFHESECVYFSNANGILPGSNMDIFKFSIDDVHNPNDEDSNISQLEFCIQYLTWSVDRSRKEYWDNNNSLNYKIDVVTNETRLGPTTDVNDTYEMKHSLFRNPFH from the coding sequence ATGGCTACCACCACGCAACCACAAAGTATACTGATGGATGAACCTTTGAATCTTCCTAACAACAGCACCCACGATAATAAGTATGGAAACGTAAATGCGAACATAAGAACTTCTACTGGAATGGGCATGCACATGCACCCTGTCAGACTGAATTCTCTGGAATTTTTGCACATGCCCCGAAGGCTCTCTAATGTCAAACTGCACAGATTACCTCAGGACGAGTTGCAGAGAAACACGAACATGAACAAAGGAATGTCTTTCAATGGACAGCAGGTTCATGCACATCATCCCTTTGTGCTTCCAGGCATGGACTCCAGTGCCAATAATAAGAACGTTATTAAAATAggagaggaagaagacgaaatATCTCCCCTGTCACATGATAATTTTCAGTATGAATCTGAAGAGAATGCTAAACCTTCACCTCCCATCTATAAGAAATCTGGGGAACTAGTGAAGAGTTcattaaaaagaagatcCAAGTCTTTGCCTATCACTCCCAAGTCTATATTCAACAAAACCGGTGCTAAGGGAAAGCATATCAATTTGGATCATGTGGACACGAGACTGTTGCAAAGAAGTAAGAGTGTGCATTTCGACCGTATTCTACCAATAAAACTGTTTcatgaaaacgaaaaacCTATAGATGTCAGCAAACAAATGATTCAAAAAGATGTTCTAAATTTCAAACATAAGCCTTTGACGAGATTGAGTTGTTTCAATGGTGACGATAATAGTGTGCCCATTGAAGATTTACTTTCCGAAGACAACCAGAAGGATTATGAAGAAACATGGCTACAAAACCCAAAGGgtgtatttttatttggtGCCAATGCCAATaatcaaaagaatgaaaagaagaagttcaaATTAAGTGACGATGATAGTGATATTGATAGCGACAATGACGGTGACAACACTATTAACCGTTTAGTTAGACAGCAAGACAAAGACCAGGCTCACCTCACACACGGGTTAAAGAATTTGTTaataaatgatgatgacgcATATTCAgaatcaagaagaaattcgGCTAAACCAGAAGACAACTTATTTTATGGGAACTCCAAAAAGGCTGTTGGCCTTTACAATAAGAACTTCCCAATATTAAGTGACAGAAATCGTAAGAGTTTAAAGCTGAACATATTTTTAAGTCTCTCACATGGGAGGCCCGTTTTCTTACAAGAAATTACTTTACGAACAGGCTTTTCTAACGCGGCTATAATCGGGAAAGTCTTTGTGAAAAACAtatattttgataaaaagatCATCATAAAATATACATGGGATGCATGGAGAACGTTCCATGAGTCTGAATgtgtttatttttctaaCGCTAATGGCATCTTGCCGGGAAGTAATATggatattttcaaattctccATTGATGACGTACATAATccaaatgatgaagatagCAATATATCGCAATTAGAGTTCTGTATTCAATACTTAACTTGGAGCGTTGATCGTTCTAGGAAGGAATATTGGGATAATAACAATTCATTAAATTATAAAATTGATGTGGTGACCAACGAAACGAGGCTGGGGCCTACGACAGATGTTAATGATACTTACGAAATGAAACATAGTCTTTTCAGAAATCCATTTcattaa
- the AGE2 gene encoding GTPase-activating protein AGE2 (similar to Saccharomyces cerevisiae AGE2 (YIL044C); ancestral locus Anc_7.227) — protein sequence MSTSVPVKKALSSLLRDPGNTHCADCKAQLHPRWASWSLGVFICIKCAGIHRSLGTHISKVKSVDLDTWKEEHLMKLIQFKNNLRANSYYEATLADELKQRKITDTSSLQNFIKNKYEYKKWVGDLSCIEGSGDFTAPVLPKPSSNHSFPASNATSDLSSNSSQKMQTQPHSHPLVTSKSNTSLLNLQVSSLSKTNSNTSAASITTSIGAASTKASNRNSEIGQRNDLKKSILSLYSKPSVQTQSQNSFFTSTTPQPCNTPSPFVNTAITGTNSNSANSNTSSNISLDDNDLFKNVWS from the coding sequence ATGTCGACATCAGTCCCTGTCAAGAAGGCATTGAGTTCCCTTTTACGCGATCCAGGAAATACCCATTGTGCCGACTGTAAGGCGCAACTACACCCACGCTGGGCTTCTTGGTCACTTGGCGTTTTTATTTGCATTAAATGTGCTGGTATACATAGGTCATTGGGAACACACATTTCCAAAGTGAAGTCCGTTGATCTGGACACATGGAAGGAAGAACATTTGATGAAGCTGATACAGTTCAAGAATAATTTAAGGGCAAATTCATACTATGAAGCCACTTTGGCTGATGAATTaaagcaaagaaagatCACTGATACGAGCAGTTtacaaaattttattaagAACAAATATGAATATAAGAAGTGGGTTGGTGATCTGTCCTGTATTGAAGGATCAGGCGATTTTACAGCGCCGGTTCTGCCTAAACCTTCTTCGAATCATTCTTTCCCTGCTTCGAATGCAACCTCGGATTTGagttcaaattcatcaCAAAAGATGCAAACTCAACCGCATTCCCATCCATTGGTCACTTCAAAGAGCAATACCAGCTTATTGAACCTACAGGTTTCGTCGCTTTCCAAGACTAATTCTAATACAAGTGCCGCCAGCATTACAACAAGCATAGGTGCAGCGAGTACTAAGGCTAGCAACAGGAATAGTGAAATTGGACAAAGAaacgatttgaaaaaatccaTTCTATCTCTTTACTCCAAACCTTCGGTTCAGACTCAAAGTCAAAACTCATTTTTCACTTCTACGACGCCTCAGCCTTGCAATACTCCCTCGCCATTCGTGAACACAGCGATTACTGGTACGAATAGTAATAGTGCAAACTCAAATACCAGTTCTAACATTTCATTGGATGACAATGACTTGTTCAAGAACGTCTGGAgttga
- the CBR1 gene encoding cytochrome-b5 reductase (similar to Saccharomyces cerevisiae CBR1 (YIL043C); ancestral locus Anc_7.225) yields the protein MAVDAQKLVVVVLIVVIPLFFKFIVGTKTKPVLDPKRNEFQSFPLVEKTILTHNTSLYKFGLPHADDVLGLPIGQHIVIKANINGKDITRSYTPTSLDEDTKGNFELLVKSYPSGNVSKMIGELQIGDKIQIKGPRGNYRYTRNCRSHLGMIAGGTGITPMYQIMKAIAMDPHDTTKVSLVFGNVHEEDILLKKELEALVALKPSQFKIVHYLDSPDREDWTGGVGYITKDVIKEHLPASTVDNVQILICGPPAMVASVRRSTVDLGFRRSKPLSKMEDQVFVF from the coding sequence ATGGCTGTCGACGCTCAAAAACTTGTGGTTGTTGTCCTAATCGTGGTCATCCCTTTGTTCTTCAAGTTCATCGTCGGAACGAAGACCAAGCCTGTGCTGGACCCCAAGAGAAACGAGTTCCAATCGTTTCCGCTGGTTGAAAAGACAATCTTAACGCATAATACCTCATTGTACAAGTTCGGTCTACCTCACGCAGATGATGTCCTAGGTTTACCCATCGGTCAGCATATTGTTATCAAGGCTAACATCAATGGTAAGGATATTACCAGGTCGTACACACCCACTTCGTTGGATGAGGATACGAAAGGAAATTTCGAATTACTAGTTAAGTCTTACCCCTCCGGGAACGTTTCTAAGATGATCGGTGAATTGCAGATAGGGGACAAAATTCAGATCAAAGGCCCTCGTGGGAATTACCGTTACACAAGAAACTGCCGTTCTCATTTGGGGATGATTGCCGGTGGCACTGGTATTACGCCCATGTACCAGATCATGAAAGCCATTGCCATGGATCCTCACGATACCACTAAGGTCTCCCTTGTTTTTGGAAACGTCCATGAGGAGgatattttgttgaagaaggaGCTGGAGGCGTTAGTAGCATTGAAGCCTTCTCAGTTCAAAATTGTTCATTACTTGGACTCTCCAGACCGTGAAGACTGGACGGGTGGTGTAGGTTACATTACTAAGGATGTCATCAAGGAACACCTGCCCGCTTCTACCGTGGACAATGTTCAAATACTGATCTGTGGTCCTCCTGCCATGGTTGCCTCCGTTAGAAGAAGCACCGTGGACTTGGGGTTCAGACGTTCCAAGCCGCTTTCCAAGATGGAAGACCAAGTGTTTGTGttttaa
- the PKP1 gene encoding protein kinase PKP1 (similar to Saccharomyces cerevisiae PKP1 (YIL042C); ancestral locus Anc_7.222), whose translation MWKIMRVWKCGGVRWIHRQGPSHELLSQLSFEQHYKIRSNIELLIQDYAKKPIAPLNYEYFLQYRPPLTKKEEYMLTIKTINMLLSLTCKRLNAIQRLPYNAVINPHIERTNSLYLKSLQTLLSVAYPYELHNPPKIQAKFTELLDDHEDAIVVLAKGLQEIRSCYPKFQISQFLNFHLKERITMKLLVTHYLSLMAQNSDSSNEKMIGILQRDLPIAQLIKHVSDYVNDICFVKFNTQRTPVLIHPPSQDITFTCIPPILEYIMTEVFKNAFEAQIARGKEHIPIEINILKPDDDELYVRIRDHGGGITPEVEALMFNYSYSTHAQQPVDGESTDLPGEQINNVSGMGFGLPMCKTYLELFGGKIDIQSLLGWGTDVYIKLKGPSKAALLSQHK comes from the coding sequence ATGTGGAAAATCATGCGTGTATGGAAATGTGGAGGGGTGCGCTGGATACATCGCCAGGGCCCCTCGCACGAGCTGCTGTCACAACTTTCTTTCGAACAGCATTACAAGATCAGGTCTAACATCGAGTTACTGATACAGGACTACGCCAAGAAGCCAATTGCGCCACTAAACTACGAGTATTTCCTACAGTACAGACCGCCGTTGACTAAGAAAGAAGAGTATATGCTGACAATTAAGACAATCAACATGTTGCTTTCATTAACGTGCAAACGGCTGAATGCCATTCAAAGGTTACCGTACAATGCGGTGATCAACCCGCATATCGAGAGAACGAATTCTTTATATCTGAAGAGCTTGCAGACGTTGTTATCGGTCGCGTACCCGTACGAGTTGCACAATCCGCCTAAAATACAGGCAAAGTTCACGGAACTGCTGGACGATCATGAAGATGCCATTGTGGTATTGGCAAAAGGGCTCCAGGAAATCCGATCATGCTAtccaaaatttcaaatttcgcaatttttgaacttcCACTTGAAAGAGAGAATTACCATGAAGCTGCTGGTGACGCACTATCTGTCGTTGATGGCACAGAACAGTGATAGCTCCAACGAAAAGATGATTGGAATTTTACAGCGTGACCTCCCAATAGCACAATTGATCAAGCACGTATCTGATTATGTCAACGATATCTGCTTTGTGAAGTTCAACACGCAACGGACTCCAGTTCTTATTCACCCACCATCGCAAGACATCACATTTACTTGCATACCGCCCATCTTGGAGTATATTATGACAGAAGTATTCAAGAACGCCTTTGAGGCGCAAATAGCTCGCGGTAAGGAGCATATCCCTATAGAGATCAATATTCTAAAGCCGGACGATGACGAGCTGTATGTAAGGATTCGGGATCATGGTGGTGGAATCACACCTGAGGTAGAAGCGCTCATGTTCAACTACTCTTACTCCACACATGCCCAACAACCAGTCGATGGCGAGTCTACAGATCTCCCTGGTGAGCAAATCAATAACGTCTCGGGCATGGGGTTTGGCCTACCAATGTGCAAGACCTATCTAGAACTATTTGGGGGCAAGATTGACATCCAGAGTCTCCTTGGCTGGGGTACAGATGTCTATATTAAGCTGAAAGGCCCTTCTAAGGCTGCACTACTTTCCCAACACAAATAG
- the GVP36 gene encoding Gvp36p (similar to Saccharomyces cerevisiae GVP36 (YIL041W); ancestral locus Anc_7.221) yields the protein MSFNAFASSLSKKLQEISTSVSEKTQELPSLAQSTQRMVQERLGQVTDISQLPREYTELEEKVDTIKLIYNHFLGVTAIYENGSYDYPKYINESVNEFSRSVASKLTELTHATSASEAQNILVAPGPIKEPKTLNYALSKVALNSSECLNKMLPTEEQPLASALLQFSDVQAKIAQARIQQDTLIQTKFNKNLRERLSFEIGKADKTRKDVHSMRLRYDVARTNLANNKKPEKEASLRVQMETLEDQFAQVTEDATVCLQEVISHANFSEDLKELAKAQAEYFETSASLMKEFLSNSFAEESVEKPVVVEEEKPQTAISMNDEDDA from the coding sequence ATGTCGTTTAATGCCTTTGCCAGCTCTTTGAGCAAGAAGCTACAGGAAATTTCCACAAGTGTTTCCGAAAAAACCCAGGAACTGCCCAGCTTGGCGCAGTCCACCCAGAGAATGGTCCAAGAACGTTTGGGCCAGGTGACAGACATCTCCCAATTGCCAAGGGAGTACACGGAGctagaagaaaaggttGACACTATCAAGTTGATTTACAACCACTTTTTGGGCGTGACTGCCATCTATGAAAATGGATCGTACGATTACCCTAAATACATTAATGAATCTGTCAACGAGTTTTCTAGAAGCGTGGCTTCCAAGCTCACCGAATTGACTCATGCTACTTCTGCGTCTGAGGCACAAAACATATTGGTTGCACCAGGCCCTATCAAGGAGCCCAAGACGTTGAACTATGCCCTCAGTAAAGTTGCTTTGAACTCCAGCGAGTGTTTAAACAAGATGCTTCCCACTGAAGAACAACCGCTGGCTTCTGCGCTTCTGCAGTTCAGCGATGTACAAGCCAAAATCGCTCAGGCTAGAATTCAACAAGATACCTTAATTCAAACCAAGTTCAATAAGAACTTGAGAGAAAGActctcttttgaaatcgGTAAAGCCGATAAGACCCGTAAGGATGTCCACTCCATGAGACTAAGATACGATGTGGCAAGAACTAACCTAGCTAACAACAAGAAACCTGAAAAGGAAGCCTCTTTGAGAGTCCAAATGGAAACTTTGGAGGACCAGTTCGCTCAAGTCACTGAAGATGCCACTGTATGCTTACAAGAGGTCATTTCCCACGCTAACTTTAGTGAAGATTTGAAGGAACTGGCCAAGGCTCAAGCTGAGTATTTTGAAACCTCTGCCTCTTTGATGAAGGAGTTTTTGTCCAATTCATTTGCTGAAGAATCTGTGGAAAAGCCTGTAGttgtagaagaagaaaaaccaCAGACCGCTATCTCTATGAATGACGAAGACGATGCTTAA
- the APQ12 gene encoding Apq12p (similar to Saccharomyces cerevisiae APQ12 (YIL040W); ancestral locus Anc_7.218), which yields MDANQPQYELSVITQCLKFAIDIIQWLIPAITKFSQSHPLIFQLSFIFFTFYIFYKFLMNLITLAKRFLYLVLVISCIGIYMRGSQQFLTVDLLNCYNFVMSNRYYAFKIYTLFISALEKEVNTVYHLAQQKVQQLLE from the coding sequence ATGGACGCCAATCAACCCCAATACGAATTATCCGTAATTACACAATGTTTGAAATTCGCCATTGACATTATCCAATGGTTGATCCCTGCCATCACCAAGTTCAGTCAATCACACCCTCTGATCTTTCAGTTATcgtttattttcttcacattttatatcttttacaagtttttgatgaacttGATCACTTTAGCCAAGAGATTTCTGTACTTGGTACTAGTAATATCATGCATAGGCATTTACATGCGTGGCTCGCAGCAATTTTTGACTGTAGATTTATTGAATTGCTACAATTTTGTCATGTCCAATAGATACTACGCCTTTAAAATTTACACCTTATTTATTAGTGCTCTGGAAAAGGAAGTCAACACTGTTTACCATTTAGCTCAGCAGAAAGTGCAACAATTGCTCGAATAG
- the TED1 gene encoding Ted1p (similar to Saccharomyces cerevisiae TED1 (YIL039W); ancestral locus Anc_7.216): MFRCAVKGFAYFATLLTIVANVYIYTYPSFHPEECSWKCSNKNALLQNNSTLLEKVKRYIGDVQEQWYGNHTFASDNKDIHILAFGDPQIKGIWPKTPYVSRLDTYGNDYYLGHIYDMMQKRLRPQVVTVMGDLFSSQWIGDSEFHNRTKRYISRIFKRDPTFIERVKQENLDEEGQYKANWPEWGDRFNEILSSVKKNETGNQELSFGFGYENIHSWNPDLEDHLIINVTGNHDVGYSGDATYQHMTRFHDLFGKDNYWIEYETNTTHPWRIVVLNDLFLEGPALQPEFVEATWIFLNQLDERKFNGSTVLLTHVPFYKRDGLCVDGPDTRFYPDTHTPESYKAGLLRSQNHLSESVSNKVLSLIFENGKPGIILTGHDHEGCETIYNQRSASTWEATKDIESDVFVKEITVKSMMGEFNGNTGLITGNFNTHSMTWEWSFSLCPFAIQHVWWLAKVSLLVTIFVWSSLLFV, translated from the coding sequence ATGTTTAGGTGTGCAGTCAAGGGTTTTGCATATTTTGCCACTTTGCTTACCATCGTGGCCAATGTTTACATTTATACTTATCCATCTTTCCATCCAGAAGAGTGTTCATGGAAGTGTTCCAACAAGAATGCTCTATTACAAAATAATTCGACCCTTTTGGAAAAAGTGAAGAGATACATCGGTGATGTACAAGAGCAATGGTATGGTAACCATACTTTTGCTAGTGATAATAAGGACATTCATATCCTAGCGTTTGGTGACCCTCAAATAAAAGGTATTTGGCCAAAGACTCCATATGTGTCCCGATTAGACACATACGGCAACGATTATTATCTTGGCCACATCTACGATATGATGCAAAAGAGGCTAAGACCTCAAGTGGTGACTGTCATGGGTGACCTTTTTTCCAGTCAATGGATCGGAGATTCGGAATTCCATAATAGAACAAAAAGATATATTAGTAGGATTTTTAAGAGGGACCCTACTTTCATTGAAAGAGttaaacaagaaaaccTTGACGAGGAAGGTCAATATAAGGCAAATTGGCCTGAATGGGGAGACCGTTTCAATGAGATACTAAGCAGCGTCAAGAAAAACGAAACTGGAAATCAAGAGCTATCGTTTGGATTTGGTTATGAGAATATCCATTCATGGAATCCTGACTTAGAAGATCATTTGATTATCAATGTCACGGGTAATCATGATGTAGGTTACTCAGGTGACGCTACTTACCAGCATATGACAAGGTTTCACGATCTTTTTGGTAAGGACAACTATTGGATTGAATATGAAACAAACACTACACACCCTTGGAGAATTGTAGTGCTGAATGATCTTTTCCTAGAAGGTCCTGCTTTGCAGCCAGAGTTTGTTGAGGCCACTTggatatttttgaatcaaCTTGATGAGCGTAAATTCAACGGTAGTACTGTTTTATTGACTCACGTTCCGTTTTATAAGCGTGATGGCTTATGTGTTGATGGCCCCGACACTAGGTTTTATCCGGATACTCACACACCAGAATCATACAAAGCTGGACTTTTGAGATCCCAAAATCATTTGAGTGAATCCGTTTCAAATAAAGTTTTGAGTTTGATCTTCGAAAATGGGAAGCCTGGTATCATATTAACCGGTCATGACCATGAAGGCTGTGAAACGATTTATAACCAGAGATCCGCATCTACTTGGGAAGCAACTAAGGATATTGAAAGTGATGTTTTTGTCAAAGAAATCACAGTCAAATCGATGATGGGCGAATTTAATGGAAACACCGGTCTCATTACAGGAAACTTCAATACACATTCGATGACTTGGGAATGGAGTTTCAGTTTATGCCCATTTGCCATTCAACATGTTTGGTGGCTTGCTAAAGTGTCCCTACTAGTCACAATATTCGTTTGGTCCTCGCTACTATTTGTTTAA